The Suricata suricatta isolate VVHF042 chromosome 4, meerkat_22Aug2017_6uvM2_HiC, whole genome shotgun sequence genome includes a region encoding these proteins:
- the SPRY2 gene encoding protein sprouty homolog 2 — protein MEARAQSGSGSQSLLQAPRDGGRPRGEPDPRDALTQQVHVLSLDQIRAIRNTNEYTEGPTVVPRPGLKPAPRASTQHKHERLHGLPEHRQPPRLQNPQVHSSARASLSRSISTVSSGSRSSTRTSTSSSSSEQRLLGPSFSSGPVADGIIRVQPKSELKPGELKPLSKEDLGLHAYRCEDCGKCKCKECTYPRPLPSDWICDKQCLCSAQNVIDYGTCVCCVKGLFYHCSNDDEDNCADSPCSCSQSHCCTRWSAMGVMSLFLPCLWCYLPAKGCLKLCQGCYDRVNRPGCRCKNSNTVCCKVPTVPPRNFEKPT, from the coding sequence ATGGAGGCCAGAGCTCAGAGTGGCAGCGGGTCGCAGTCCTTGCTGCAGGCACCCCGTGACGGTGGCAGGCCGCGCGGGGAGCCCGACCCCAGAGACGCGCTCACGCAGCAGGTACACGTGTTGTCTCTGGATCAGATCAGAGCCATCCGAAACACCAATGAGTACACAGAGGGGCCTACTGTGGTCCCGAGGCCTGGGCTCAAGCCTGCTCCTCGCGCCTCCACGCAGCACAAACATGAGAGGCTCCATGGTCTGCCGGAGCACCGCCAGCCCCCCAGACTCCAGAACCCCCAGGTCCATTCTTCCGCCCGAGCCTCTCTGTCCAGGTCCATCAGCACAGTCAGTTCGGGCTCTCGGAGCAGTACGAGGACAAGTACCAGCAGCAGTTCCTCGGAACAGAGACTGTTGGGACCATCTTTCTCCTCGGGGCCTGTCGCTGATGGGATAATCCGAGTGCAGCCCAAGTCGGAGCTCAAGCCGGGTGAGCTCAAGCCACTGAGCAAGGAAGATTTGGGCCTGCACGCCTACAGGTGTGAGGACTGTGGCAAGTGCAAGTGTAAGGAGTGCACCTATCCTCGGCCTCTGCCATCAGACTGGATCTGCGACAAGCAGTGCCTTTGCTCAGCCCAAAACGTGATTGACTACGGGACTTGCGTGTGCTGTGTGAAGGGTCTCTTCTATCACTGCTCTAACGATGACGAGGATAACTGTGCGGACAGCCCGTGTTCCTGCAGCCAGTCTCACTGCTGCACACGCTGGTCTGCCATGGGCGTCATGTCCCTCTTTTTGCCTTGTTTATGGTGTTACCTTCCAGCCAAGGGTTGCCTTAAATTGTGCCAGGGGTGTTATGACCGGGTTAACCGGCCCGGATGCCGCTGTAAAAACTCAAACACGGTTTGCTGCAAAGTTCCCACGGTCCCACCCAGGAACTTTGAAAAACCAACATAG